A window of Xylophilus sp. GW821-FHT01B05 contains these coding sequences:
- a CDS encoding recombination-associated protein RdgC produces the protein MFKNVIVYRIAPGWTGSLEQLEENLGKARFEPCGASQERSAGWIEPRGEAHGPLAESVAGQWILKHMVEAKAVPGSVVRRKLQERIAQIEKETGRKPGKKESKELKEDVLLQLLPMAFTKQGATTVWIDPDARMLVLGASSQGRADELVTALVEAMPGFVVSPVNTNVTSVASMSEWLVSQEPPAGFSVDRECELKASDESKAVVRYARHPLDIEEVREHITQGKLPTKLAMTWDERVSFLLTEGMQIKKITFLEGVFDGTSGKKEDGFDTDAAIATGELQKLIPDLLEALGGEVQEGQLAALPGAVVA, from the coding sequence GTGTTCAAGAACGTGATCGTGTACCGCATCGCGCCCGGCTGGACGGGCTCGCTGGAGCAACTGGAAGAGAACCTGGGCAAGGCCCGTTTCGAGCCCTGCGGCGCGTCGCAGGAGCGCTCGGCCGGCTGGATCGAGCCGCGCGGCGAGGCGCACGGCCCGCTGGCCGAGTCCGTCGCCGGCCAGTGGATCCTGAAGCACATGGTCGAGGCCAAGGCGGTGCCCGGCTCGGTGGTGCGGCGCAAGCTGCAAGAGCGCATCGCCCAGATCGAGAAGGAAACCGGCCGCAAGCCCGGCAAGAAGGAAAGCAAGGAGCTGAAGGAAGACGTGCTGCTGCAATTGCTGCCCATGGCCTTCACCAAACAGGGCGCAACCACGGTGTGGATAGACCCGGACGCCCGCATGCTGGTGCTGGGCGCCTCCAGCCAAGGCCGGGCGGATGAGCTGGTGACGGCGCTGGTCGAGGCCATGCCGGGCTTTGTCGTGTCGCCGGTCAATACCAATGTGACCTCGGTCGCGTCCATGTCCGAATGGCTGGTGAGCCAGGAGCCGCCCGCCGGCTTCAGCGTGGACCGCGAATGCGAGCTGAAGGCCAGCGACGAATCCAAGGCCGTGGTGCGCTATGCCCGCCACCCGCTGGACATCGAGGAGGTGCGCGAGCACATCACCCAGGGCAAGCTGCCGACCAAGCTGGCCATGACCTGGGACGAGCGCGTGTCCTTTTTGCTGACCGAGGGCATGCAGATCAAGAAGATCACGTTCCTGGAAGGCGTGTTCGACGGCACTTCGGGCAAGAAGGAGGACGGCTTCGATACCGATGCGGCCATTGCCACCGGCGAGCTGCAAAAGCTGATCCCCGACCTGCTGGAGGCGCTGGGCGGCGAGGTGCAGGAAGGACAGCTGGCGGCCTTGCCAGGCGCTGTTGTGGCGTGA
- a CDS encoding TonB-dependent siderophore receptor: protein MVRSTRHLPPSSRRDAAKTSSPAEQAMFPLGALMLAASVGSWAQTAPAEQSLKPVTVTEKAETAVQGKDALQTKKTTIGKGNQDIRDIPQSITVITEKLIDDVKLDTLREALHYTAGITFAATENGTDQDIRLRGFPIASTGDLMIDGMRDPSQYDRDTFNLDRVEVMRGSASMLFGRGSTGGVVNQVSKKPELADQTDVVGTVGTGGYFRTTADFNIRTGETSALRINAMYNKADNGGAKIDKNGIAPSYSWGLGTGDEFTVGLFHLNNNNVPMSAVRYFNGSLAPVKPGDFYGTSADFVNGEANYVFGAWKHLFGNGGELRTQLRSGVFERSQWSTAVGAAAGTTVFNSATVLTRAGLTPRKDRYKATYFQSDYSQAFNALGLRHELLAGVDAADERANRFQNNGSTLGTRPNTQVGTPDDGAGLVGSGLSPQWRNSSNYSAKAFGLYAQDLVQVAPAWKLLGGVRYDSFKGDFEQLAYATGVQNTPSTITRTHLSNSPWSYRGGVLFQPSPTQSYHVSYGTSFNTSADTYQYVTPQNANTPPEKSRNIELGAKLDWLDGKLSTRGAIFRTEKYNERTTDADFAGDAYTLSGKRHTAGLELDVVGRLTPQWEIYGSYTWVPVAKIDQAGSAAAAQASVGQRVGLTPKQSGALWVTYQATAKLRVGLGAHGATENRPLSGTTGAASATARVPGYMVADALVEYKFTPDVFAQINVNNLRNKAYGDQLYPGFTILGPKRQVLATVGIRF, encoded by the coding sequence TTGGTCCGTTCCACACGCCATCTCCCGCCATCTTCGCGCCGTGACGCGGCCAAAACCAGTTCCCCAGCCGAGCAGGCGATGTTCCCGCTTGGGGCGCTGATGCTGGCGGCCTCCGTCGGCAGCTGGGCGCAGACCGCGCCGGCCGAACAGTCGCTCAAGCCCGTGACCGTGACCGAGAAGGCCGAGACGGCAGTGCAGGGCAAGGACGCGCTGCAGACCAAGAAGACCACCATCGGCAAGGGCAACCAGGACATCCGCGACATTCCGCAGTCGATCACCGTCATCACCGAAAAGCTGATCGACGACGTCAAGCTCGACACCCTGCGCGAAGCCCTGCACTACACCGCCGGCATCACCTTCGCCGCCACCGAGAACGGTACGGATCAGGACATCCGCCTGCGCGGCTTCCCGATCGCCTCCACCGGCGATTTGATGATCGACGGCATGCGCGACCCGTCGCAGTACGACCGCGACACCTTCAACCTCGACCGCGTGGAAGTGATGCGCGGCTCGGCCTCGATGCTGTTCGGCCGTGGCTCCACCGGCGGCGTGGTCAACCAGGTCAGCAAGAAGCCGGAGCTGGCCGACCAGACCGACGTGGTGGGCACGGTGGGCACGGGCGGCTACTTCCGCACCACGGCCGACTTCAACATCCGTACCGGCGAGACCTCGGCGCTGCGCATCAACGCCATGTACAACAAGGCCGACAACGGCGGCGCCAAGATCGACAAGAACGGTATCGCGCCCAGCTACAGCTGGGGTCTGGGGACGGGCGACGAGTTCACCGTTGGCCTGTTCCACCTGAACAACAACAACGTGCCGATGTCGGCCGTGCGCTACTTCAATGGCAGCCTGGCACCGGTCAAGCCGGGCGACTTCTATGGCACCAGCGCCGACTTCGTCAACGGCGAGGCCAACTACGTGTTTGGCGCCTGGAAGCATCTCTTTGGCAATGGCGGTGAGCTGCGCACGCAATTGCGCAGCGGCGTGTTCGAGCGCTCGCAGTGGAGCACCGCCGTGGGGGCCGCGGCGGGCACCACCGTGTTCAATAGCGCGACCGTCCTGACCCGTGCCGGCCTGACGCCGCGCAAGGACCGCTACAAGGCGACCTATTTCCAGAGCGACTACAGCCAGGCCTTCAATGCGCTGGGCCTGCGCCATGAACTGTTGGCCGGCGTGGATGCCGCCGACGAGCGGGCCAATCGCTTCCAGAACAACGGCTCGACGCTGGGCACCCGGCCCAACACCCAGGTGGGGACGCCCGACGACGGCGCCGGCCTGGTCGGCAGCGGCCTGTCGCCGCAGTGGCGCAACTCCAGCAACTACTCGGCCAAGGCCTTTGGCCTGTATGCGCAGGACCTGGTGCAGGTGGCGCCGGCCTGGAAGCTGTTGGGCGGTGTGCGCTACGACAGCTTCAAGGGTGACTTCGAGCAGTTGGCCTATGCCACCGGCGTGCAGAACACGCCCAGCACGATCACGCGTACGCATTTGTCGAATTCGCCGTGGAGCTACCGTGGCGGCGTGCTGTTCCAGCCCTCGCCAACGCAGTCCTACCACGTCTCCTACGGCACCTCGTTCAACACCTCGGCCGACACCTACCAGTACGTGACGCCGCAGAACGCCAACACGCCGCCGGAGAAGAGCCGCAACATCGAACTGGGCGCCAAGCTCGACTGGCTGGACGGCAAGCTGTCCACCCGCGGCGCGATCTTCCGCACCGAGAAGTACAACGAGCGCACCACCGATGCCGACTTCGCCGGCGACGCCTACACCCTGTCGGGCAAGCGCCATACCGCCGGCCTGGAGCTGGACGTGGTGGGCCGCCTGACGCCGCAGTGGGAAATCTATGGCTCCTACACCTGGGTGCCGGTGGCCAAGATCGACCAGGCCGGCAGCGCCGCCGCAGCCCAGGCCTCGGTGGGCCAGCGCGTGGGCCTGACGCCCAAGCAGTCGGGCGCGCTCTGGGTGACCTACCAGGCCACGGCCAAGCTGCGCGTGGGCCTGGGTGCGCACGGCGCCACGGAGAACCGCCCGCTGTCCGGCACCACCGGCGCGGCATCGGCCACGGCCCGCGTGCCCGGCTACATGGTGGCCGACGCCCTGGTCGAGTACAAGTTCACGCCCGACGTGTTCGCCCAGATCAACGTCAACAACCTGCGCAACAAGGCCTATGGCGACCAGCTCTACCCGGGCTTCACCATCCTGGGCCCGAAGCGCCAGGTGCTTGCTACGGTCGGCATCCGGTTCTGA
- a CDS encoding Fe2+-dependent dioxygenase has product MLLHIREVLTPAEVARAREILATAPWGDGRITAGSQSAEAKNNEQLPEACEATQAVQQLLLRGLERHQLFFSAALPKQISPPLFNRYGGAANSFGNHVDSAVRYLRNGAGRVRTDISCTLFLSEPSEYDGGELMVEDTFGEQRVKLAAGDLVLYPGTSVHRVEPVTRGHRVASYFWIQSMVRSDEQRRLLFDMDNHLRRLRSAAHLGEADPSVIGLTSTYHNLLRMWLDV; this is encoded by the coding sequence ATGCTGCTGCACATACGTGAAGTCCTGACGCCGGCCGAAGTGGCCCGCGCCCGCGAGATCCTGGCCACTGCCCCCTGGGGCGATGGCCGCATCACCGCGGGCAGCCAGTCGGCCGAGGCCAAGAACAACGAGCAGTTGCCCGAGGCCTGCGAGGCCACTCAGGCGGTGCAGCAATTGCTGCTGCGCGGGCTGGAGCGGCACCAGCTGTTCTTCTCGGCGGCGCTGCCCAAGCAGATATCGCCGCCGCTGTTCAACCGCTATGGCGGCGCCGCCAACAGCTTTGGCAACCACGTGGACAGCGCCGTGCGCTACCTGCGCAATGGTGCGGGCCGCGTGCGTACCGATATCTCGTGCACGCTGTTCTTGTCGGAGCCGAGCGAGTACGACGGCGGCGAGCTGATGGTGGAAGACACCTTTGGCGAGCAGCGCGTGAAGCTGGCCGCAGGCGACCTGGTGCTGTACCCCGGCACCAGCGTGCACCGTGTCGAGCCGGTCACGCGCGGCCACCGCGTGGCCAGCTACTTCTGGATCCAGAGCATGGTGCGCAGCGACGAGCAGCGCCGCTTGCTGTTCGACATGGACAATCATCTGCGCCGGTTGCGCAGCGCGGCCCATCTGGGCGAGGCTGACCCCTCCGTGATTGGCCTCACTTCCACCTATCACAACCTGCTACGCATGTGGCTGGACGTTTAG